The Microlunatus antarcticus genome window below encodes:
- a CDS encoding arginine repressor: MTHAAPPTKTARHARVVGLLGTHQVRSQAELAELLAAEGLHVTQGTLSRDLVELGASRVRGTSGHLVYAVPGDGGDRTPFVGEFATFENRLARLCQEVLVSAESSANLVVLRTPPGAAQYFASAIDRVGWGSVLGTIAGDDTILLITRSPGGGEQLARDLMQMSETGKPLTGRVE, encoded by the coding sequence GTGACCCACGCCGCGCCGCCGACCAAGACCGCCCGGCACGCCCGGGTCGTCGGGCTGCTCGGCACGCACCAGGTCCGGTCGCAGGCCGAGCTGGCGGAGCTCCTGGCCGCCGAGGGTCTGCACGTCACGCAGGGCACGCTGTCGCGCGACCTGGTCGAGCTGGGCGCCTCGCGTGTCCGGGGGACCTCGGGCCACCTCGTCTACGCCGTCCCCGGTGACGGCGGCGACCGGACCCCGTTCGTCGGCGAGTTCGCCACCTTCGAGAACCGTCTCGCGCGGCTCTGCCAGGAGGTGCTCGTCTCCGCCGAGTCCTCCGCCAACCTCGTCGTGCTGCGCACCCCGCCCGGCGCGGCCCAGTACTTCGCCTCCGCCATCGACCGCGTCGGCTGGGGCTCCGTGCTCGGCACGATCGCCGGCGACGACACGATCCTGCTCATCACCCGGAGCCCGGGCGGCGGGGAGCAGCTGGCCCGTGACCTGATGCAGATGAGCGAGACCGGCAAGCCCCTGACAGGAAGAGTCGAGTGA
- a CDS encoding acetylornithine transaminase, whose product MVSAELAGPAPRGSAGVLEGYAQSVMNTFGPPKRVFVRGEGCYVWDADGRRHLDLLAGIAVNALGHAHPTVLAAVTGQISTLGHVSNFFATPAQVALATRLAGLTGDPDAKVFFTNSGTEANEAAFKITRMTGRTKIISTEGAFHGRSMGALAITHNPKYRAPFEPLPGDVTFVPYGDVEALAAVVDETVAAVVLEPIQGENGVIVPPAGYLAQARELCDAAGALLWIDEVQTGMGRTGSWLVHTAQGVVADVVTVAKGLGNGFPVGACLATGRASRLLGPGSHGTTFGGNPVASIAGLAVINVIERDGLLENARAMGEHLVARVEGLGHPLVSEVRGRGLLRGIVLTADLGPAVSDLALEAGFVINAPRPHVLRIAPPLIITAAQLDTFVDALPGFLDAAVAGATS is encoded by the coding sequence ATGGTCAGCGCCGAGCTGGCCGGCCCGGCGCCGCGCGGTTCCGCCGGCGTGCTGGAGGGCTACGCGCAGTCGGTCATGAACACGTTCGGCCCGCCCAAGCGCGTCTTCGTGCGCGGCGAGGGCTGCTACGTCTGGGACGCCGACGGACGCCGGCACCTCGACCTGCTCGCGGGCATCGCGGTGAACGCCCTCGGCCACGCCCACCCCACGGTGCTCGCGGCGGTCACCGGGCAGATCTCGACGCTCGGCCACGTGTCGAACTTCTTCGCCACCCCCGCCCAGGTCGCCCTGGCCACGCGGCTCGCCGGGCTCACCGGCGACCCCGACGCCAAGGTGTTCTTCACCAACTCGGGCACCGAGGCGAACGAGGCCGCGTTCAAGATCACCCGGATGACCGGGCGGACGAAGATCATCTCGACCGAGGGCGCGTTCCACGGCCGGTCGATGGGCGCGCTCGCGATCACGCACAACCCGAAGTACCGCGCGCCGTTCGAGCCGCTGCCCGGTGACGTGACCTTCGTGCCGTACGGCGACGTCGAGGCCCTCGCGGCCGTGGTCGACGAGACCGTGGCCGCCGTCGTGCTCGAGCCGATCCAGGGCGAGAACGGCGTGATCGTCCCGCCGGCGGGCTACCTCGCCCAGGCTCGCGAGCTGTGCGACGCCGCTGGAGCGCTGCTCTGGATCGACGAGGTGCAGACCGGCATGGGCCGGACGGGGTCCTGGCTGGTCCACACGGCCCAGGGCGTCGTCGCGGACGTCGTCACGGTGGCCAAGGGGCTCGGCAACGGCTTCCCGGTCGGGGCCTGCCTGGCCACCGGGCGGGCGTCGCGACTGCTCGGACCCGGCAGCCACGGCACGACGTTCGGGGGCAACCCGGTCGCCTCGATCGCCGGGCTGGCCGTCATCAACGTCATCGAGCGCGACGGCCTGCTCGAGAACGCGAGGGCCATGGGCGAGCACCTCGTCGCGCGGGTTGAGGGTCTGGGCCACCCGCTCGTCTCCGAGGTCCGCGGACGGGGGCTGCTGCGCGGGATCGTGCTGACCGCCGACCTCGGGCCGGCCGTCTCCGACCTCGCGCTCGAGGCGGGGTTCGTGATCAACGCACCGCGTCCGCACGTGCTGCGGATCGCCCCGCCGTTGATCATCACCGCGGCCCAGCTGGACACGTTCGTCGACGCGCTGCCCGGCTTCCTGGACGCCGCCGTGGCCGGGGCCACCTCGTGA
- the argC gene encoding N-acetyl-gamma-glutamyl-phosphate reductase: MVLRVAVAGATGYAGGELLRLLLAHPHVEIGALTGASSAGSRLGDVSPHLTPLADRVIEATTPETLAGHDVVFLALPHGTSAAVAEALGPDVLVVDCGADFRLTDPAAWEQFYGSPHAGSWPYGLPELPGQRELLAGTRRVAVPGCYPTATTLALLPAVAGGLVDGHDVVVVAASGPSGAGKSLKPHLLGAELMGSASAYGVGGGHRHTPEILQNLRVAGATGTPTLSFTPVLVPMSRGILATCTAPLVDPEITAEAAYAVYAEMLADEPFVQLLPPGVWPQTQSVLGSNVVQVQVTVDRAAGRLVAVAALDNLTKGTAGGAVQCMNLALGLPETTGLPRVGVAP, encoded by the coding sequence ATGGTTCTTCGGGTGGCGGTCGCGGGCGCGACCGGGTACGCGGGTGGCGAGCTGCTCCGGCTGCTGCTCGCGCACCCGCACGTCGAGATCGGTGCGCTGACGGGCGCGAGCAGCGCCGGCTCACGCCTGGGCGACGTGTCGCCCCACCTCACGCCGCTGGCCGACCGGGTGATCGAGGCGACGACGCCCGAGACGCTGGCCGGGCACGACGTCGTCTTCCTCGCCCTGCCCCACGGAACGTCCGCGGCGGTGGCCGAGGCGCTCGGCCCGGACGTGCTCGTCGTCGACTGCGGGGCCGACTTCCGGCTCACCGACCCGGCGGCGTGGGAGCAGTTCTACGGCTCCCCGCACGCGGGCTCGTGGCCGTACGGGCTGCCCGAGCTCCCCGGCCAGCGCGAGCTGCTCGCCGGCACCCGGCGCGTCGCGGTGCCCGGCTGCTACCCGACCGCGACCACGCTGGCCCTGCTGCCGGCCGTCGCGGGCGGCCTGGTCGACGGGCACGACGTCGTCGTGGTCGCGGCCAGCGGCCCGTCCGGGGCCGGGAAGTCCCTCAAGCCGCACCTGCTGGGCGCCGAGCTGATGGGCTCGGCCAGCGCGTACGGGGTCGGCGGGGGACACCGGCACACCCCTGAGATCCTCCAGAACCTCCGCGTCGCCGGGGCCACGGGCACGCCGACCCTCTCCTTCACCCCCGTCCTCGTGCCGATGTCGCGGGGCATCCTCGCCACCTGCACGGCCCCGCTCGTCGACCCCGAGATCACGGCCGAGGCCGCGTACGCGGTGTACGCGGAGATGCTGGCCGACGAGCCGTTCGTCCAGCTGCTGCCCCCGGGGGTGTGGCCGCAGACGCAGTCCGTGCTCGGCTCGAACGTCGTCCAGGTGCAGGTCACCGTGGACCGCGCCGCGGGTCGGCTGGTGGCCGTCGCCGCCCTCGACAACCTGACCAAGGGCACGGCGGGGGGCGCGGTCCAGTGCATGAACCTCGCCCTCGGCCTCCCCGAGACCACCGGGCTGCCCCGGGTAGGAGTAGCGCCATGA
- the tyrS gene encoding tyrosine--tRNA ligase, which yields MTTVLDELKWRGLLANSTDEEALAAHLDAGPATFYVGFDPTAPSLHFGNLVQLVVARIFQRAGHRPLLLVGGSTGMIGDPKESGERVLSSPEVVAGRVEQIRAQVARFIDLEGANPARLVNNLDWTGPMSVLTFLRDIGKHFPVNRMLARDVVRNRLEDGISYTEFSYVLLQSMDYLELFRSQGCTLQFGGSDQWGNITAGVELIRRAEGARVHAVATPLLTKADGTKFGKTESGTVWLDAEMTSPYAFHQFFLQAEDEKVVDYLKVFSPRSREEIDELERLTREEPFRRAAQKALADDVTALVHGEAERDAAVAAGQALFGQHDLAELPESVLAGVVAELGGGAIDVDGGWPTVAEVLQTGGVVASRSAGRRAAAEGGAYLNNRRAGDGDATVGADDLLHGRWVIVRRGKRTVGAITITGS from the coding sequence GTGACCACTGTGCTGGACGAGCTGAAGTGGCGAGGACTCCTCGCCAACTCGACCGATGAGGAAGCGCTCGCCGCGCACCTCGACGCCGGGCCGGCGACGTTCTACGTGGGCTTCGACCCGACGGCGCCGAGCCTGCACTTCGGCAACCTCGTGCAGCTCGTAGTGGCACGGATCTTCCAGCGTGCCGGGCACCGGCCCCTGCTGCTCGTCGGGGGCTCGACGGGAATGATCGGCGACCCCAAGGAGTCGGGGGAGCGGGTCCTGAGCAGCCCGGAGGTGGTGGCCGGTCGCGTCGAGCAGATCCGGGCCCAGGTGGCGCGGTTCATCGATCTGGAGGGCGCCAATCCGGCCCGGTTGGTCAACAACCTCGACTGGACCGGGCCGATGTCGGTGCTGACCTTCCTCCGGGACATCGGGAAGCACTTCCCGGTGAATCGGATGCTGGCGCGGGACGTCGTGCGCAACCGGCTCGAGGACGGGATCTCGTACACCGAGTTCTCGTACGTGCTGCTGCAGTCCATGGACTACCTGGAGCTCTTCCGGTCCCAGGGGTGCACGCTCCAGTTCGGCGGGAGCGACCAGTGGGGGAACATCACGGCCGGCGTCGAGCTGATCCGACGAGCCGAGGGGGCGCGGGTGCACGCGGTCGCCACCCCTTTGCTGACCAAGGCGGACGGGACCAAGTTCGGCAAGACCGAGAGCGGGACCGTCTGGCTCGACGCCGAGATGACGTCCCCGTACGCCTTCCACCAGTTCTTCCTGCAGGCGGAGGACGAGAAGGTCGTCGACTACCTGAAGGTGTTCTCCCCTCGGAGCCGGGAGGAGATCGACGAGCTCGAGCGGCTCACGCGAGAGGAGCCGTTCCGCCGGGCGGCGCAGAAGGCGCTGGCCGACGACGTGACCGCGCTGGTGCACGGCGAGGCGGAGCGTGACGCTGCGGTCGCCGCCGGCCAAGCGCTCTTCGGTCAGCACGACCTTGCTGAGCTGCCGGAGTCCGTGCTGGCCGGAGTGGTGGCGGAGCTGGGGGGAGGGGCGATCGACGTCGACGGCGGATGGCCGACCGTCGCCGAGGTGCTCCAGACCGGAGGGGTGGTCGCGAGCCGGTCCGCCGGTCGGAGGGCGGCAGCCGAGGGGGGTGCGTACCTCAATAACCGGAGAGCCGGTGACGGCGACGCGACGGTCGGCGCAGACGACCTGCTGCACGGTCGCTGGGTCATCGTCAGGCGGGGCAAGCGCACGGTGGGTGCCATTACCATCACCGGCAGCTGA
- the argH gene encoding argininosuccinate lyase, whose product MTDHDTPLPEPVEGHAGRLWGGRFAGGTAPAMAALSRSTQFDWRLAPYDLAGSVAHARALHRAGLLTDDELAGMLTGLATLRDEVDAGAFAPAPDDEDVHGALERRLTEVLGPELGGRLRAGRSRNDQIATLLRLWLRDHLRLVAAAVSEVVVALHDQATTHLGVPMPGRTHLQHAQPVLLSHHLLAHAWPLLRDVDRMRDLDARLALSPYGSGALAGTSLGLDPTFVAHELGFEDAVANSIDGTSARDLAAEAAYVLAQVGVDLSRLSEDVILWCTYEFGFARLDDAWSTGSSIMPQKKNPDVAELARGKAGRLVGNLTGLLTTLKGLPLAYARDLQEDKEPLFDSVDQLLVLLPAVAGMVGTLTFDTERLASLAPRGFSLATDLADWLVRQRVPFAVAHDVAGSAVRYCEERGLELSDLTPDQLQAISPLLQAEVLDVLTVPGSIDSRTGRGGTATVRVREQLDEVASALEAAKTWAVHRVQ is encoded by the coding sequence GTGACCGACCACGACACACCGCTCCCCGAGCCTGTCGAAGGGCACGCCGGACGCCTCTGGGGCGGCCGCTTCGCCGGCGGCACCGCACCGGCGATGGCGGCGCTCAGCCGGTCGACCCAGTTCGACTGGCGGCTCGCCCCGTACGACCTCGCCGGCTCCGTCGCGCACGCCCGCGCGCTGCACCGTGCCGGGCTGCTCACCGACGACGAGCTCGCCGGGATGCTCACCGGCCTCGCCACGCTCCGGGACGAGGTCGACGCCGGCGCCTTTGCACCAGCGCCCGACGACGAGGACGTGCACGGCGCGTTGGAACGGCGCCTGACCGAGGTCCTCGGCCCGGAGCTGGGCGGACGGCTGCGCGCCGGGCGCTCGCGCAACGACCAGATCGCCACCCTGCTGCGGCTCTGGCTTCGTGACCACCTGCGCCTGGTCGCCGCGGCCGTCTCGGAGGTGGTCGTCGCGCTCCACGACCAGGCGACCACGCACCTCGGCGTCCCGATGCCGGGGCGCACCCACCTGCAGCACGCCCAGCCGGTCCTGCTCTCGCACCATCTGCTTGCGCACGCCTGGCCTTTGCTGCGTGACGTCGACCGGATGCGCGACCTCGACGCCCGGCTCGCGCTGAGCCCGTACGGGTCCGGGGCCCTGGCTGGGACGTCGTTGGGGCTCGACCCGACCTTCGTCGCGCACGAGCTCGGCTTCGAGGACGCGGTGGCCAACTCGATCGACGGCACGTCGGCACGTGACCTCGCCGCCGAGGCGGCCTACGTCCTGGCCCAGGTCGGGGTCGACCTCTCGCGCCTGTCGGAGGACGTCATCCTGTGGTGCACGTACGAGTTCGGCTTCGCCCGGCTCGACGACGCCTGGTCCACCGGGTCGAGCATCATGCCGCAGAAGAAGAACCCCGACGTCGCCGAGCTCGCCCGCGGCAAGGCGGGGCGCCTGGTCGGCAACCTGACCGGCCTCCTCACCACGCTCAAGGGCCTCCCGCTCGCGTACGCCCGTGACCTGCAGGAGGACAAGGAGCCGCTCTTCGACTCCGTCGACCAGCTGCTCGTGCTGCTCCCGGCGGTGGCCGGCATGGTCGGGACGCTCACCTTCGACACCGAGCGGCTGGCGAGCCTCGCGCCGCGCGGCTTCTCCCTCGCGACGGACCTCGCCGACTGGCTCGTCCGGCAGCGGGTGCCCTTCGCCGTCGCGCACGACGTCGCCGGCTCCGCCGTGCGCTACTGCGAGGAGCGCGGGCTGGAGCTGTCGGACCTGACGCCCGATCAGCTGCAGGCGATCTCGCCGCTGCTGCAGGCTGAGGTGCTCGACGTCCTCACTGTCCCCGGCTCGATCGACAGCCGCACCGGGCGAGGCGGCACGGCGACCGTCCGGGTGCGCGAGCAGCTCGACGAGGTGGCGAGCGCCCTGGAGGCCGCGAAGACCTGGGCTGTCCACAGGGTGCAGTGA
- the argJ gene encoding bifunctional glutamate N-acetyltransferase/amino-acid acetyltransferase ArgJ, whose product MSVTRAAGFSAAGVTAGLKPSGKPDLALVVNTGPDHVAAAVFTTNRVKAAPVLWSQQAVADGRLQAVVLNSGGANACTGPAGFADTHHTAEHVADALAGLGLEVGAGDVAVCSTGLIGTRLPMDLITAGVTAAAGALDEDGGADAARAIMTTDTVPKTAAYADEGWSVGGMAKGAGMLAPGLATMLVVLTTDAVLDAEAAGTYLRKSCSTTFERVDSDGCMSTNDTVVLMSSGASGVRPDARDFQAALDETCHDLALQLLRDAEGSAHDIAITVEHAATEADALEVARAVARSNLFKCAVFGGDPNWGRVLAAIGTTGADFEPDRIDVAFNGVEVCRDGAIGEDRSQVDLSTRDVRVDVNLRNGRAKATVWTNDLTYDYVKENAEYST is encoded by the coding sequence GTGAGCGTCACGAGAGCCGCCGGCTTCAGCGCCGCCGGCGTCACCGCCGGCCTCAAGCCGAGCGGCAAGCCGGACCTTGCGCTGGTCGTCAACACCGGGCCCGACCACGTCGCGGCCGCGGTGTTCACCACCAACCGGGTCAAGGCCGCACCCGTGCTGTGGTCGCAGCAGGCCGTCGCGGACGGCCGGCTGCAGGCCGTCGTGCTCAACTCCGGCGGCGCGAACGCGTGCACCGGCCCGGCCGGCTTCGCCGACACCCACCACACCGCGGAGCACGTCGCCGACGCGCTGGCGGGTCTCGGGCTCGAGGTCGGGGCCGGCGACGTCGCGGTCTGCTCGACGGGCCTCATCGGCACCCGGCTCCCCATGGACCTGATCACCGCGGGCGTCACGGCCGCGGCGGGCGCGCTCGACGAGGACGGCGGCGCCGACGCGGCGCGGGCGATCATGACCACCGACACCGTGCCCAAGACGGCGGCCTACGCCGACGAGGGCTGGTCGGTCGGCGGCATGGCCAAGGGCGCGGGGATGCTCGCGCCCGGCCTGGCCACGATGCTCGTCGTCCTCACCACGGACGCCGTGCTCGACGCCGAGGCGGCCGGGACGTACCTGCGGAAGTCGTGCTCGACGACCTTCGAGCGGGTCGACAGCGACGGGTGCATGTCGACCAACGACACCGTGGTGCTCATGAGCAGCGGCGCCTCCGGTGTCCGCCCCGACGCGCGCGACTTCCAGGCCGCGCTCGACGAGACCTGCCACGACCTGGCCCTGCAGCTGCTGCGCGACGCCGAGGGTTCCGCCCACGACATCGCGATCACCGTGGAGCACGCCGCGACCGAGGCCGACGCCCTCGAGGTCGCCCGCGCCGTCGCCCGCAGCAACCTCTTCAAGTGCGCGGTCTTCGGGGGCGACCCCAATTGGGGCCGCGTCCTCGCGGCGATCGGCACGACCGGCGCCGACTTCGAGCCCGACCGGATCGACGTCGCCTTCAACGGCGTGGAGGTGTGCCGCGACGGCGCGATCGGCGAGGACCGCAGCCAGGTGGACCTCTCCACCCGCGACGTGCGCGTCGACGTCAACCTGCGGAACGGTCGCGCCAAGGCGACCGTCTGGACCAACGACCTGACGTACGACTACGTCAAGGAGAACGCGGAGTACTCCACGTGA
- the argF gene encoding ornithine carbamoyltransferase → MRHLLADDDLSQDEQAVVLDLAERLRTDPYAAHPLGGPRSVAVIFDKPTLRTQASFSAGIAELGGFPMMVDGRLAAIGKRESIPDVARVIGRQASAIVWRTFAQADLATMAAYAGVPVVNALTDDYHPCQILADLQTLRQHGRSLPGLTFAYVGDGANNMAASYVLGGVTAGMHVRIGAPEGFHPASGLLERARALAATTGGSVTVTDSPTEAVAGADAVATDTWVSMGQEEDGLDREAAFAPYQVDEALLVHADADALFLHCLPAYRGKEVSDAVLEGPRSVVWDEAENRRHAQKAVLTFLLERSGLVDPSGLLAPVRETA, encoded by the coding sequence GTGCGGCACCTCCTCGCCGACGACGACCTCAGCCAGGACGAGCAGGCGGTCGTGCTCGACCTCGCGGAACGTCTCCGGACCGACCCGTACGCCGCCCACCCCCTCGGCGGACCGCGCAGCGTCGCGGTGATCTTCGACAAGCCGACGCTGCGCACGCAGGCGTCGTTCAGCGCGGGCATCGCCGAGCTGGGCGGCTTCCCGATGATGGTCGACGGCCGGCTGGCGGCGATCGGGAAGCGCGAGTCCATCCCCGACGTGGCCCGCGTGATCGGCCGCCAGGCCTCGGCGATCGTCTGGCGCACGTTCGCCCAGGCCGACCTCGCGACCATGGCGGCGTACGCCGGGGTCCCGGTGGTCAACGCGCTCACGGACGACTACCACCCGTGCCAGATCCTGGCCGACCTGCAGACCCTGCGTCAGCACGGGCGGTCGCTGCCCGGGCTGACCTTCGCCTACGTCGGCGACGGCGCGAACAACATGGCCGCCTCGTACGTCCTCGGCGGCGTCACCGCGGGGATGCACGTCCGCATCGGGGCACCCGAGGGGTTCCACCCGGCGTCCGGGCTGCTCGAACGGGCGCGAGCCCTTGCCGCGACGACCGGGGGCAGCGTCACCGTCACCGACTCGCCCACCGAGGCCGTCGCCGGCGCGGACGCCGTCGCCACCGACACCTGGGTCTCGATGGGGCAGGAGGAGGACGGTCTCGACCGCGAGGCGGCCTTCGCGCCGTACCAGGTGGACGAGGCCTTGCTGGTTCACGCGGACGCGGACGCCCTGTTCCTGCACTGCCTGCCGGCCTACCGCGGCAAGGAGGTCAGCGACGCGGTCCTCGAGGGCCCGCGCTCGGTGGTCTGGGACGAGGCCGAGAACCGGCGACACGCCCAGAAGGCCGTGCTCACCTTCCTGCTCGAGCGCTCCGGGCTCGTCGACCCCTCCGGCCTGCTCGCCCCGGTCCGCGAGACGGCGTGA
- the argB gene encoding acetylglutamate kinase: MSNAAPRALERLSLIEKASILTEALPWLETYVGKTVVIKYGGNAMVDEDLKRAFASDIVFMKRCGVHPVVVHGGGPQISSMLGRLGIASEFRGGLRVTTPEAMDVVRMVLVGQVGRDLVGLINRHSTLAVGLSGEDGGLFTAARRGTVVDGEEIDLGLVGDVVSVRTEAIRGLIDAGSVPVVASIAPDAEGVVHNVNADTAAAALAVALGAERLVVLTDVDGLYRDWPSSTEVIEELSASELRALMPSLQSGMLPKMEACLRAVEGGLTRATVTDGRVPHALLLEIFTNAGIGTMVTQDGLVRLGSRVFSAAEGIPEHEYENGEFLRTPEPEPEPAPHDPAPSALDDTAGLS; this comes from the coding sequence GTGAGCAACGCAGCCCCCCGGGCCCTCGAACGGCTCTCGCTGATCGAGAAGGCGTCGATCCTCACCGAGGCCCTGCCCTGGCTGGAGACGTACGTCGGCAAGACCGTCGTGATCAAGTACGGCGGCAACGCCATGGTCGACGAGGATCTCAAGCGCGCCTTCGCCTCCGACATCGTCTTCATGAAGCGCTGCGGCGTGCACCCCGTCGTCGTGCACGGCGGCGGCCCGCAGATCTCCTCGATGCTGGGCCGGCTCGGCATCGCCTCGGAGTTCCGTGGCGGTCTCCGGGTGACGACACCCGAGGCGATGGACGTCGTCCGGATGGTGCTCGTGGGCCAGGTCGGGCGTGACCTCGTCGGGTTGATCAACCGGCACAGCACGCTGGCCGTGGGACTCTCCGGCGAGGACGGCGGCCTGTTCACGGCGGCCCGTCGCGGCACCGTCGTCGACGGCGAGGAGATCGACCTCGGCCTCGTCGGCGACGTCGTCTCCGTGCGGACGGAGGCGATCCGCGGGCTCATCGACGCGGGCAGCGTCCCGGTCGTGGCGAGCATCGCCCCCGACGCCGAGGGCGTCGTGCACAACGTGAACGCCGACACCGCGGCGGCCGCGCTCGCCGTGGCCCTCGGCGCCGAACGTCTCGTCGTCCTCACCGACGTCGACGGCCTCTACCGCGACTGGCCCAGCTCGACCGAGGTGATCGAGGAGCTGAGCGCCTCCGAGCTACGCGCGCTGATGCCGTCGCTGCAGTCGGGCATGCTCCCCAAGATGGAGGCCTGCCTCCGCGCGGTCGAGGGCGGGCTCACCCGGGCCACGGTCACCGACGGCCGGGTCCCGCACGCGCTGCTGCTCGAGATCTTCACCAACGCCGGCATCGGCACGATGGTCACGCAGGACGGCCTCGTCCGGCTCGGCAGCCGGGTCTTCTCCGCCGCCGAGGGCATCCCCGAGCACGAGTACGAGAACGGTGAGTTCCTGCGCACGCCGGAGCCTGAGCCGGAGCCCGCTCCGCACGATCCGGCGCCGTCGGCCCTCGACGACACGGCGGGGCTCTCGTGA